One window of Halopseudomonas maritima genomic DNA carries:
- a CDS encoding TolC family protein produces the protein MSAVVKLRRRASALLLVILAPVAGAAESLTLEQAMALALEQNPALQAVNRNAGIAAGERRQAALLPNPELSWEMEDTRKRTSTTTIQLSQSLELGGKRAARIDLADSEIGMAELASTQQRNQLRAEVIRAYYALAHAQRRVSLAEQAETLARRTAQAAERQVSTGKLAQIAQTRAEVELASARALARRAEQAQRAADIALSSLVGRRVSVPEDVPLLPPPPAESLRARLPSSLQIQLAEQDVSRAEAAMGVVKADRIPDLTVSLGSQYSEETRDRVNVVGFSLPLPLFDRQQGRMLAAAERAEQARDLRREQQRRAEASLEQLLGSWQAADEEAQLYQREILPAAESAVDKAARGLEMGKLDLLDVLDAQRTLIDVRSRYLDALDTAVQARAEATAMLGDLP, from the coding sequence ATGTCCGCTGTTGTTAAGCTGAGGCGGCGTGCCAGCGCGCTGCTGCTTGTCATTCTGGCCCCGGTTGCTGGCGCCGCAGAATCCCTCACCCTTGAGCAGGCCATGGCGCTGGCTCTTGAGCAAAACCCGGCGCTGCAAGCCGTCAACCGAAATGCTGGCATCGCCGCAGGCGAGCGTCGCCAGGCTGCCTTGTTGCCCAATCCCGAACTCTCCTGGGAGATGGAAGACACCCGCAAGCGCACCAGCACCACCACCATTCAGCTGAGCCAGTCGCTCGAGCTGGGTGGCAAGCGTGCGGCACGTATTGACCTGGCTGACAGCGAGATTGGCATGGCCGAGCTGGCCAGCACGCAACAGCGTAACCAGCTGCGCGCTGAGGTGATTCGAGCCTATTACGCGCTGGCTCACGCCCAGCGCCGGGTATCGCTGGCAGAGCAGGCCGAGACGCTGGCGCGCCGAACAGCGCAGGCGGCAGAGCGCCAGGTGAGCACCGGCAAGCTGGCGCAGATCGCCCAGACTCGTGCTGAGGTGGAGCTGGCCAGTGCCCGTGCGCTGGCGCGGCGGGCTGAGCAAGCGCAACGTGCCGCAGATATCGCCCTGTCCAGTCTGGTGGGCCGCCGTGTCTCGGTGCCGGAAGACGTGCCGCTGTTGCCGCCACCGCCGGCCGAGAGTCTGCGTGCGCGGCTGCCCAGTTCCTTGCAAATCCAACTTGCGGAGCAGGATGTCAGTCGCGCTGAGGCGGCCATGGGCGTGGTGAAGGCCGATCGTATTCCTGACCTGACGGTAAGCCTGGGTAGCCAGTACAGCGAAGAGACCCGCGACCGTGTGAATGTGGTCGGCTTCTCCTTGCCGTTGCCGCTGTTTGATCGCCAGCAAGGACGCATGTTGGCGGCGGCCGAGCGGGCCGAGCAGGCGCGCGACCTGCGGCGCGAACAGCAGCGCCGAGCCGAGGCGTCGCTGGAACAGTTGTTGGGCAGCTGGCAGGCCGCCGATGAGGAGGCCCAGCTGTATCAGCGCGAGATACTTCCTGCCGCTGAGTCAGCGGTAGACAAGGCTGCGCGCGGTCTGGAGATGGGCAAGCTCGACCTGCTGGATGTACTGGATGCGCAACGCACCCTGATTGATGTCCGCAGCCGCTATCTGGACGCGCTGGACACCGCCGTACAAGCCCGGGCCGAGGCAACGGCGATGCTCGGTGACCTGCCGTGA
- a CDS encoding YgdI/YgdR family lipoprotein, translating to MKHLLLALVCATALAGCSSEYIISTNDGQMIATDNKPKLDPDSGMYIFKDAEGREQAIPSSSVKQVMER from the coding sequence ATGAAACACCTGCTATTGGCGTTGGTCTGTGCAACCGCTCTGGCTGGTTGCTCCAGTGAGTACATCATCAGTACCAACGATGGCCAGATGATCGCTACCGACAACAAACCCAAACTGGATCCGGATTCGGGCATGTACATCTTCAAGGATGCCGAAGGCCGCGAGCAGGCTATCCCCTCTTCCAGCGTCAAGCAGGTAATGGAACGCTGA
- a CDS encoding SDR family NAD(P)-dependent oxidoreductase: MSFASRVVWITGASSGIGEALSRALLADGAAVILSGRRVEALQQLAALAPERTLVLPFETTDYDRLPALVEQAWAWQGRIDLLINNAGISQRSLALDTRFDVYRQLIEIDYLAPVALTQLLLPRLVEQGSGQLAVVSSVAGKVGAPLRTGYCGAKHAVVGYFEALRAEVEQAYGIGVSVILPGSVRTAIASNALEGSGTARGRSDTNIDNGIDPDDAARTILDGLQQRQHDIIVAQGMELAALQMRAADPERTFAFTAAEGAKLAQQRDELGAGASIDPNAVNQ; the protein is encoded by the coding sequence ATGAGCTTTGCTTCCCGCGTAGTCTGGATTACCGGCGCCTCGTCGGGCATCGGTGAGGCCCTGTCCCGAGCGCTGCTGGCCGACGGCGCCGCCGTCATTCTGTCCGGTCGCCGGGTCGAGGCGCTGCAGCAGCTCGCCGCGCTGGCACCTGAACGCACGTTGGTGCTGCCCTTCGAGACCACCGACTACGACCGCCTGCCGGCACTGGTGGAGCAAGCCTGGGCCTGGCAAGGCCGCATCGACCTGCTGATCAACAACGCCGGCATCAGCCAGCGCAGCCTGGCGCTGGACACCCGCTTCGACGTCTACCGCCAACTGATCGAGATCGACTATCTGGCCCCTGTGGCCCTGACCCAGCTGCTGTTGCCGCGTCTGGTGGAGCAGGGCAGCGGCCAGCTGGCGGTGGTCAGTTCGGTGGCCGGTAAGGTCGGCGCCCCCCTGCGCACCGGCTATTGCGGCGCCAAGCACGCCGTGGTCGGCTACTTCGAAGCGCTGCGAGCCGAAGTCGAGCAGGCCTACGGCATTGGCGTCAGCGTGATCCTGCCGGGCTCAGTGCGCACCGCCATCGCCAGCAACGCACTAGAGGGCAGCGGCACCGCGCGCGGGCGCTCGGACACCAATATCGACAATGGCATCGACCCGGATGACGCCGCTCGCACCATCCTTGACGGTCTGCAGCAGCGTCAACACGACATCATCGTCGCCCAAGGCATGGAGCTGGCCGCGCTGCAGATGCGTGCCGCTGATCCGGAACGCACCTTTGCCTTTACCGCCGCCGAGGGTGCCAAACTGGCGCAGCAACGCGACGAACTCGGCGCTGGCGCTTCCATCGACCCCAATGCTGTGAACCAGTAG
- a CDS encoding heavy metal sensor histidine kinase produces MKPATLSARLGLGFAAMTGALVLGLAALAYFSLSHQLTARALDKLDGKLRQIDHLLSENNVTLSQLKSDPHSVQDVLIGHEELHLTLLDASEPGTPLTGSDTLLSPPISPRQAGNNQVRYWHWENAQGQRILTGSQQVRLPDGSSLWVQLSYARDNDTQLLAEYLRAMLLALPLLVIGISAGAWWLAQRGLAPLRQFRAVTARVSTQYLSHRIPAERLPRELAEVADSINHMLERLDEGVGQLAQFSDDLAHELRTPISNLLGKAQVTLTRERSQPEYREVLESCVEELERLGRIVTDMLFLAQAEAQTAPPQATEVKLQHEAQRVMALLQVLADERGVSLQLLGAAEVTGNQLMIQRALSNLLHNAINHCAEGSQITLTVESAPNEKRISVTNTGPGIQADQLPHLFDRFYRVDYGRARSAGGTGLGLAIVRSIMHLHHGEVDVSSQPHGPTTFTLRFPNPQRPTETP; encoded by the coding sequence TTGAAACCTGCCACCTTGTCCGCCCGTCTGGGCCTGGGCTTCGCCGCCATGACCGGTGCGCTGGTGCTCGGCCTGGCAGCCCTGGCCTACTTCTCGCTAAGCCACCAGCTGACCGCACGCGCCCTGGACAAGCTCGATGGCAAGTTGCGCCAGATCGACCATCTTCTCAGCGAAAACAACGTCACCCTGTCTCAGCTCAAGAGCGATCCGCACAGCGTGCAGGACGTGCTGATCGGTCACGAAGAACTACACCTGACACTGCTGGATGCCAGCGAACCCGGCACGCCGCTGACAGGCAGCGACACCCTGCTCTCGCCCCCCATCTCCCCGCGCCAGGCAGGCAACAACCAGGTGCGCTATTGGCACTGGGAGAACGCCCAGGGGCAACGCATCCTCACCGGCTCACAACAAGTGCGCCTGCCCGATGGCAGCTCACTCTGGGTGCAACTGAGCTACGCCCGCGACAACGACACCCAGCTGCTCGCCGAGTACCTGCGCGCGATGTTGCTGGCCTTGCCACTACTGGTCATTGGCATCAGCGCCGGTGCCTGGTGGCTGGCCCAACGCGGCCTGGCGCCACTGCGCCAGTTCCGGGCAGTGACCGCACGCGTCTCGACCCAATACCTGTCGCACCGCATTCCGGCCGAGCGACTACCCCGCGAACTGGCCGAAGTCGCTGATAGCATCAACCATATGCTCGAGCGCCTGGATGAGGGGGTGGGGCAGCTCGCGCAGTTTTCCGACGACCTGGCGCACGAGCTGCGTACCCCTATCAGCAACCTGTTGGGCAAGGCCCAGGTGACGCTGACACGGGAGCGCAGCCAACCCGAGTACCGTGAAGTGCTGGAAAGCTGCGTTGAGGAGCTGGAGCGTCTGGGACGCATCGTGACCGACATGCTCTTCCTCGCCCAGGCTGAGGCTCAGACAGCACCGCCGCAAGCCACCGAGGTCAAACTGCAGCATGAGGCGCAGCGCGTGATGGCGCTGCTGCAGGTGCTCGCCGACGAGCGCGGGGTGAGCCTGCAGCTACTGGGTGCAGCCGAGGTGACAGGGAACCAGCTCATGATCCAGCGCGCCCTTTCGAACCTGCTGCACAACGCCATCAATCACTGCGCCGAGGGCAGCCAGATCACACTGACCGTGGAGTCAGCCCCCAACGAGAAACGCATCAGCGTCACCAACACCGGCCCTGGCATCCAGGCCGACCAGTTGCCGCATCTGTTCGACCGTTTCTACCGGGTAGACTACGGCCGCGCCCGCAGCGCCGGCGGCACAGGGCTGGGTCTGGCCATCGTGCGATCGATCATGCACCTGCACCACGGCGAGGTGGATGTCAGCAGTCAGCCACATGGCCCGACCACCTTCACCCTGCGCTTCCCCAATCCTCAGCGGCCGACGGAAACCCCCTGA
- a CDS encoding heavy metal response regulator transcription factor yields the protein MRILIIEDEPKTAAYLHQGLSENGYVVDTSDNGIDGHHLATQQHYDLIILDINLPGLSGWDVLKRLKQTLDCRVLLLSAKSRLDDKVRGLEMGADDYLVKPFEFPELLARVRTLLRRTEQRAANDILHVADLELDPSRHRAYRGKQRIDLTSKEFSLLHLLMRRAGEVQSRTQIISLVWDMNFDCDTNVVDVSIRRLRAKIDDAYEPKLIHTLRGVGYVLEVRD from the coding sequence ATGCGTATATTGATCATTGAGGATGAACCGAAAACTGCGGCCTATCTCCATCAAGGGCTGAGTGAAAACGGCTATGTAGTCGATACCAGCGACAACGGCATCGATGGCCATCATCTGGCCACGCAACAGCACTACGACCTGATCATTCTGGATATAAACCTGCCCGGCCTCAGCGGCTGGGACGTGCTCAAGCGCCTGAAGCAAACACTGGACTGCCGGGTGCTGCTGCTGTCGGCCAAGAGCCGGCTCGACGACAAGGTCAGGGGGCTGGAAATGGGTGCCGACGACTATCTGGTCAAGCCATTCGAGTTTCCGGAGCTGCTGGCGCGGGTACGCACCCTGTTGCGCCGCACAGAGCAAAGGGCCGCAAACGACATCCTGCATGTCGCCGACCTGGAACTGGACCCGTCTCGCCATCGCGCCTACCGGGGCAAGCAACGCATCGATCTGACCAGCAAGGAGTTCTCCCTGCTGCACCTGCTGATGAGACGCGCAGGTGAGGTACAGTCGCGCACCCAGATCATCTCGCTGGTGTGGGACATGAACTTTGACTGCGATACCAACGTGGTCGATGTGTCTATTCGCCGCCTGCGCGCCAAAATCGACGACGCCTATGAACCCAAGCTGATTCACACCCTGCGCGGTGTCGGCTACGTGCTGGAGGTACGCGATTGA